From the Gouania willdenowi chromosome 19, fGouWil2.1, whole genome shotgun sequence genome, one window contains:
- the LOC114481282 gene encoding disks large homolog 5-like isoform X1 yields MEPKHKELLEKCYQNLVESVTDAERLVDVLSHCGTLNQAERYELGHNCSTDPEKVDLLLKILMSKKDRDHFAEFCTALESTHPHLQSVLLNGIEPRDHTTGSTYSVLSTMPSDSESSSSLSSLGTSVQASSPPPVNMDSHQVNEKMETILYQLRHVMRERDELRKRLALSSPGTTFDDCRPNSKAGHDYERLKLQCTQAMAELQSLQNQHSTTLKRCEEAVKKADFYHTLHSHLASEHTQLKDELEAVRQDNIGLVREHNHIKQACEELRRLHDDDQREVADMRMLHQQVMREGSSDVLNKLYDTAVDKLEAMKTDYETLRKCYNEKTASHNSDLSRLDQAAEENHRLQTQLDMLLKQRDAAIHYQQHYSSSIRRFDNTQQELSKATAQNQELQREMDRLQSETTRLKTQQLKAAKDCEKYKEERDSVINEYRLIMSERDQVIKEVDRLHTGLEMAEAKLKNTSSERRVAGEELEAFRQELASALVDRDRAICEKNELLEKYCHEVKDKAEAKKELNQACKDIEMVREERDVARKERTEVIIQRDQLLQEYYQARQKQDSATLDMERANKEIEMLRKQCEAISQEVKEALQEAEVAKCRRDWAFQERDKIVAERESIRTLCDNLRRERDRAVSDLADALRNLDDTRKQKNDAVRELKELKEKMEDQLEQEARYRQLMAHSSHDSAIDTDSMEWETEVVELEKHRDMDLKALGFDIAEGVNDPYLQGDCGIYVTKVDKGSIAEGRLRVNDWLLKINDVDLTNKDRKQVMKAVQNEEGVINMVVRRRKSVGGRVITPIQINLAGYKDCGIGLESGVFISTLTAGGPAARECNLSVGDRLLAINGLALDNKSLSEVESLLRNCRSSLSISLIKYLPQSYSGQSFFETLRDSEKMSRLQSCEVHGRNSKHNSSTQTDVCSCDPGSDEDDVCKGTDDSPESCTSVRSQHKPFPNSSMHSRSLSTSHSPAEPHPECGYRRPDLHCHPLTFTPVPSNCSPVQSNVEGVQNSQLKPGGGTWPKVIAGTSFSECSQLFIYKRPKQRKSIFDVTAFRRPEQTPKLDYISLSQLPKHSPQSSISESAQTPPTPPARSDSFRFKHRQQNSSASDSTITMGTPPASPEDTSLQDKQETENPPYYSDAPPGEANSSAKHSVNVNGSRHRTEVQEKKRYRPKSAPALRRNVTPLHIPVPLQVQSFSNDEHSPEPMDLLRFSPMRSNRYSMQFAPPSYGNIPTYAAQRGLAPCPAVTAVMRNPVYTAWSHEVQSDSCPPHPPLPPQSSDTNSHSHTSLQHQGRLSLDLSHKHTRDSAETNCNKASNSNSLPSSSKLGSLPFRGERIKIPPTRYPRSTGSDKGSLSHSECSSTTPPMSPVNVELSSFTSQSQSSIFTQSRISVSPAHVGDRRKYGLISHCTSSVRIPTAVRPTFFSLRSLRPYLEEPRNVTVQKGAEPLGISIVSGENGGVFVSKVTAGSIAHKACLEYGDQLLEFNGINLRNATEQQARLVIGQQCDTVTILAQYNPHMFQLGNHSRSGSRMESLSNQPTPRESGAVILDNRALSEQDEGTGTPPSKHTSPATSPNNSFRLSNSVTRGAADPRLVKLNKVHVELGVQICGGNVYGIFVESLEDGSPAKGPHCLLPGDLILEYNGISMKNKTKEDAYLELLKPAESITFKVQNCNDSMEKVHKSPGDGFFIRALYERVAEVEQELSFKKDDILYVEDTLPNGNFGYWMAWQLDEKGQKLGKGQIPSKYMMDQEFYRRHGMTDMKDDNGTNKTLSAAARRSFFRKRLKHKRSGSKDGKDLMVLDAISTDFLPLTEDGASLLYQRVQKVECSSPRPVLIFGPLVEACKDMLEKEAPTTFCRCLPEIMKASQQAIERGVKDCVFIDFKRRSGHFDVTTVASIKEITEKHCHCLLDIAPHAIERLHSVHIYPIIVFIRYKNAKQIKEQRDPLYLRDKLSQKHSKEQFEAAQKIENEYSRFFTGVVQGGSVSYICTQITTIVEQEQNKVLWIPDGAP; encoded by the exons GCTCCACTTACAGCGTATTGTCCACCATGCCATCGGACTCAGAAAGTAGCAGCTCCCTCAGCAGCTTAG GTACTTCTGTTCAAGCCTCCTCCCCACCTCCTGTCAACATGGATAGCCACCAAGTCAACGAAAAGATGGAGACCATTCTGTATCAGCTGAGGCATGTAATGCGAGAACGAGACGAACTCCGCAAACGCCTCGCGCTCTCCTCGCCAGGAACTACCTTTGATGACTGCAG ACCAAACTCAAAAGCAGGTCATGACTATGAGCGTCTCAAGCTGCAGTGCACACAGGCAATGGCGGAGCTGCAATCCCTGCAGAACCAACACAGCACCACCCTGAAGAGGTGCGAAGAGGCTGTGAAGAAGGCAGACTTCTATCA CACCTTGCACAGCCATCTGGCGAGCGAGCACACGCAGCTCAAAGACGAGCTGGAGGCGGTGAGACAGGACAACATCGGACTGGTCAGGGAGCACAACCACATAAAGCAAGCGTGTGAAGAGCTGAGGAGGCTGCATGACGACGACCAGAGGGAGGTCGCTGATATGAGGATGCTGCACCAACAG GTGATGAGGGAAGGGTCCTCTGATGTCCTGAACAAGCTGTACGACACCGCTGTGGACAAGCTGGAGGCCATGAAGACTGATTACGAGACCCTGAGGAAGTGCTACAATGAGAAGACGGCCAGCCACAACTCTGATTTGAGTCGTTTGGATCAGGCCGCGGAGGAGAACCACCGACTGCAGACACAGCTGGATATGCTGCTCAAACAAAGAGACGCTGCCATCCATTATCAGCAGCATTACTCCTCCTCCATAAGAAG GTTCGACAACACGCAACAGGAGCTGTCCAAGGCCACGGCCCAGAACCAGGAGCTGCAGCGAGAGATGGACCGACTACAGTCGGAGACGACGCGACTCAAGACCCAGCAGCTCAAGGCGGCCAAAGACTGCGAGAAGTACAAGGAAGAGCGGGACTCCGTGATCAACGAATATCGCTTGATCATGAGCGAGCGCGATCAGGTGATCAAGGAGGTGGACAGACTTCACACTGGCCTGGAGATGGCAGAGGCAAAGCTCAAGAACACTTCGTCAGAGAGAAGAGTTGCCGGCGAGGAGCTGGAGGCTTTCAGACAG GAGCTTGCATCAGCACTGGTGGACAGAGACCGGGCGATCTGTGAAAAGAACGAGCTGCTGGAGAAGTACTGTCACGAGGTGAAGGACAAAGCCGAGGCCAAGAAGGAGCTGAACCAGGCCTGCAAGGACATCGAGATGGTACGTGAGGAGAGGGATGTGGCCCGCAAAGAGAGGACGGAGGTCATCATCCAAAGGGACCAGCTGCTGCAGGAGTATTACCAGGCGAGACAG AAACAAGACTCTGCTACCCTGGACATGGAGCGAGCCAACAAGGAGATTGAAATGCTGAGGAAGCAGTGTGAAGCCATTTCTCAGGAGGTGAAGGAGGCCCTGCAGGAGGCTGAGGTGGCCAAGTGTCGGCGGGACTGGGCCTTTCAGGAGAGGGATAAGATCGTAGCAGAAAGGGAGAGCATACG CACTCTGTGTGACAACCTGAGAAGAGAGAGGGACCGAGCTGTGAGCGACCTGGCAGACGCTCTGAGGAATCTTGACGACACCAGGAAACAGAAGAACGATGCAGTGCGAGAGCTCAAAGAACTAAA GGAAAAGATGGAGGACCAGTTGGAACAGGAAGCAAGATATCGTCAGCTGATGGCTCACAGTTCTCATGACTCGGCCATTGACACGGACTCGATGGAGTGGGAAACGGAAGTTGTAGAGTTGGAGAAGCACAGA gaCATGGATTTGAAGGCGCTTGGGTTTGATATTGCTGAAGGGGTAAATGATCCTTATTTGCAAGGAGACTGTGGCATTTATGTCACAAAGGTGGATAAAGGAAGTATTGCTGAAGGGAGATTAAG GGTGAATGATTGGTTGTTAAAGATCAATGACGTTGATCTAACCAATAAGGACAGGAAGCAGGTGATGAAGGCAGTGCAGAATGAAGAGGGAGTGATCAACATGGTCGTCCGTAGAAGGAAGTCGGTGGGTGGACGGGTCATCACCCCGATCCAGATCAACCTGGCAGGATATAAAG ATTGTGGAATAGGTTTGGAAAGTGGAGTGTTTATCTCAACTTTGACTGCAGGCGGTCCAGCTGCCAGGGAATGCAATCTTTCTGTTGGGGACAGACTGTTGGCT ATAAATGGACTTGCACTCGATAATAAGTCGCTCTCTGAAGTTGAATCCCTGCTGAGAAACTGCAGAAGCTCCCTCAGCATTTCACTCATAAAG TATCTTCCTCAAAGTTATTCAGGCCAAAGTTTTTTTGAAACCCTGAGAGACTCTGAGAAGATGTCCAGGCTCCAGTCCTGTGAGGTTCATGGCAGAAACTCGAAGCACAACTCGTCCACACAGACTGATGTTTGCAGCTGTGACCCTGGCAGCGATGAGGACGACGTGTGCAAGGGCACCGATGACTCTCCAGAGAGCTGCACCAGCGTCCGTTCCCAACATAAACCTTTTCCTAACAGTAGCATGCACTCCCGATCCCTCTCCACCTCACACAGCCCTGCAGAGCCGCACCCAGAGTGTGGCTACAGGAGGCCGGACCTCCACTGTCATCCCCTTACCTTCACCCCTGTTCCCTCTAACTGCAGCCCTGTTCAGAGTAATGTAGAAGGAGTGCAAAACTCCCAGTTGAAGCCAGGAGGGGGCACATGGCCTAAAGTCATTGCTGGAACATCTTTCTCTGAGTGCAGCCAGCTGTTCATTTACAAAAGGCCCAAACAGAGGAAGTCCATCTTTGACGTGACTGCTTTCAGGAGACCTGAGCAAACCCCAAAACTGGACTACATATCTCTGTCTCAGCTGCCAAAGCATTCGCCCCAGAGCTCTATTTCAGAATCAGCTCAGACACCCCCGACCCCACCAGCCAGGAGTGATTCATTCAGGTTCAAACATCGACAACAAAACAGCTCTGCGTCTGACTCCACCATCACAATGGGAACGCCACCGGCCTCGCCAGAGGATACGAGTCTCCAGGACAAGCAAGAGACGGAGAACCCACCCTATTACAGTGACGCGCCTCCAGGAGAGGCCAACAGCAGTGCCAAACATTCTGTGAATGTGAATGGCAGTCGGCACAGGACAGAAGTGCAGGAAAAGAAGCGGTACCGTCCAAAATCAGCACCAGCACTTCGACGTAATGTGACGCCACTGCATATTCCTGTTCCACTGCAA GTACAAAGTTTCTCAAATGATGAACACTCGCCAGAGCCAATGGATTTGTTACGTTTCTCTCCAATGAGATCCAACCGCTATAGCATGCAGTTTGCACCCCCAAGCTACGGCAACATCCCAACAT ACGCAGCACAACGAGGTTTAGCACCGTGTCCTGCCGTGACGGCTGTAATGAGAAACCCAGTGTACACCGCCTGGAGCCACGAGGTTCAAAGTGACAGTTGTCCTCCTCACCCTCCTCTACCTCCTCAGAGCTCAGACACCAACTCACATTCACATACAAG CCTCCAACATCAAGGTCGTCTCAGTCTGGACCTCAGCCACAAACACACCAGAGACTCTGCTGAGACAAACTGCAACAAAGCTTCAAACAGCAACTCCCTGCCCTCCAGCAGTAAACTTG GTAGTCTACCATTTCGGGGGGAACGCATAAAAATCCCACCAACTCGGTATCCTCGCTCCACTGGATCTGATAAAG GTTCTCTTTCACATTCGGAGTGCAGCAGCACAACACCGCCGATGTCCCCTGTCAACGTGGAGTTATCATCTTTTACCAGCCAGTCGCAGAGCTCCATATTTACCCAATCACGAATATCCGTCAGTCCCGCTCATGTTGGTGACAGGCGGAAATATGG ATTGATTTCTCACTGCACTTCCTCTGTTAGAATACCAACTGCAGTTAGGCCCACGTTCTTCTCTTTAAGAAGTTTGAG ACCGTACTTGGAGGAGCCCCGAAATGTGACTGTCCAGAAAGGAGCAGAACCACTGGGCATCTCCATTGTGAGCGGAGAGAACGGTGGCGTTTTTGTGTCCAAAGTGACAGCAGGAAGTATTGCTCATAAAGCTTGTTTAGAGTATGGAGACCAACTGCTTGAG TTCAATGGAATCAATCTTCGCAATGCTACTGAGCAGCAGGCACGGCTGGTAATTGGGCAGCAGTGTGACACAGTCACCATCTTGGCTCAGTATAATCCTCACATGTTTCAGCTGGGGAACCACTCTCGTTCAGG GTCACGCATGGAGAGCCTCAGTAATCAGCCAACACCTCGAGAAAGTGGAGCCGTGATTCTGGATAATCGTGCACTGAGCGAGCAGGACGAGGGCACCGGGACGCCACCGTCTAAACACACATCCCCTGCCACCAGTCCCAACAATTCTTTCAG ACTTTCTAATTCAGTTACACGAGGGGCTGCTGATCCTCGGCTGGTGAAACTGAACAAGGTCCACGTGGAACTGGGAGTTCAGATCTGTGGAGGAAATGTTTACGGCATCTTCGTGGAGAGTCTGGAGGATGGAAGCCCTGCTAAGGGTCCTCACTGCCTCCTACCTGGAGACTTAATACTGGAG TATAATGGAATCAGCATGAAGAACAAAACTAAAGAAGACGCTTACCTGGAATTGTTGAAACCGGCTGAATCCATTACATTCAAAGTTCAGAACTGTAACGACAGTATGGAAAAAGTCCACAAATCTCCAGGAGATGGGTTTTTCATAAG AGCGCTCTATGAGAGGGTGGCTGAGGTGGAGCAAGAGCTCAGCTTCAAGAAAGATGACATTCTCTATGTTGAAGACACATTACCCAACGGCAATTTTGGCTACTGGATGGCCTGGCAACTGGATGAGAAGGGGCAGAAACTGGGAAAAGGACAGATTCCAAGTAAATACAT GATGGACCAGGAGTTCTACAGAAGACACGGGATGACGGATATGAAAGATGATAATGGAACCAACAAGACTCTGTCGGCCGCTGCTCGCCGGTCGTTCTTCCGTAAGAGGCTGAAGCACAAACGCAGCGGATCCAAAGATGGAAAAGACCTGATGGTCCTGGACGCCATTAGCACAGACTTTTTGCCACTCACAGAGG ATGGAGCCAGTTTGCTGTATCAGCGGGTTCAGAAAGTGGAATGCTCGTCACCCAGACCAGTACTGATCTTTGGTCCTCTAGTGGAGGCCTGTAAGGACATGTTGGAGAAAGAGGCTCCCACCACTTTCTGTCGGTGTCTACCCG AGATCATGAAAGCATCTCAACAGGCCATTGAACGAGGGGTGAAAGACTGTGTCTTCATTGACTTCAAAAGGAGAAGTGGCCATTTTGATGTGACGACTGTAGCGTCAATAAAAGAGATCACAGAGAAG CACTGTCACTGTTTGCTTGATATCGCTCCCCATGCCATCGAGCGTCTTCACAGCGTCCACATCTATCCCATCATCGTCTTCATCCGCTACAAAAACGCCAAACAGATAAA AGAGCAGAGGGACCCTCTGTACCTGCGGGACAAACTCTCACAGAAACATTCCAAGGAACAGTTTGAGGCGGCGCAGAAGATCGAGAACGAGTACAGTCGTTTCTTCACAG GCGTTGTCCAGGGAGGCAGCGTCTCCTATATTTGCACTCAGATCACGACCATTGTGGAGCAGGAGCAAAACAAAGTGCTGTGGATACCTGATGGAGCTCCAtaa